The Flammeovirga agarivorans DNA window TTATTTGCATTTTCTAAAGCTGATAAATCAGATACGTTAGTACCTCTCAGGTTTAATTTTCTAAGAAGTTTATTGTTTTCTAAAACTGAGATGTCGGTTACCTTTGTTCCTTTTAGATTTAATTCTGAAAGGTTAGGGCAGCTTTTCAATACTTCAATAGATGTGATACCTGTATTCGATGCATCTAACTTTTCTAAGTTGACTAAGAAACTTAATGGTTCTAAAGTCTGAATACCTTCAGTTAGGTGCAAGTCCAATTCTTTGATGTTGGCAATTTGTTGTAATTGCTCTTTCTCAGGCGTTCCTGATAATCCAGCTGTAGCAAGTAACGTTTTTTGCCATACTACAGGTAATCCTTCCCACCATGTTTTCAACTGTCCTGATCCATAGATTACAAGAGTTGAAGGATGTGACCTCATAAAATTTTGAGCTATTGAAGTATTGATTTGAGTACCATCACAATACACTCTTTCAATATTCTCTAATTTACTTAATGGTGATAAATCACTAATGCCAGTATTGTCAGCAGATAATGTTTTTAGTGCTGATGTTGTGGATAAAGCAGTTAATTCAGCTACTTGGGTATCATCAATTGTCAACTGCTCTAAAGCCGTTAAGCCCATTAAAGCATCGATACTTGTAATTTTAGTATTTGATAAATCTAATGATCTAAGTTGCTTAGTTGTGTTTAACGTCGAAATATCTTCTACTTGAGTATCGTTTGCCCATAATACTTTTAGTTGTTCCAGTCCGTAAAGTGCACTGATATCACTAATATTAGTATTGAAAATATAAAGTTCACTAAGGTGTTCGAAATTTTCAACTACGCTAATGTCTTCAACTTGTGTATCATTAATCATTAATACCTCAATATTGGTACAATAAATAAGTGGATGTAATGAGTTGATGCCGGTCATTTCTGAACGTAAAGTTTTCAGATTTGTTAGTGTTCTAATTGGTGATAGATCATTAACACCTGTACCAGAAATATTTAAATCTTCAAGGTTTCTTAGTTTACCAAGAGGGGCTAAAGTCATAATCTCAGGGTTAAGAGAAACATCTAACTCTTTCTTTTGTAAGAAGCCTTCGATATGTTTATAGATACTCTCATCTAATGGAAGTGTACTGTCGTTCTTTGTAATCATCACAGAATCGATGATCGAAAGCACTTCATTTAGAGGTAAACCATTGCTTAAAGTTACCTCATGAGCAGCAATGTCTCTCCAAGTGTCATCCAATTTATTCCACCATAAAGCCATGTCTTCTTTCTGGCTTAATTTAGTGGTGTAGATCGATGCAATTTTCAACTCTTGTTCATCAGGGTTTAAGTTGATTTCAACAAAACGCTCCATTGAATTATCAAGAGTATCATTCATTACAGTGATAGCTTTCAGTTTTCTAGTAAGTTCAACTGTAAAATATAGTTCACCTTCTGTAGTGACACTGTGAGAGATATTTTCAATGATAAATTCAAACTCCGCCTGCTTAAAAAAGAAATCAATATCTTTTAAATAGGCTTGAACATCTTTATTAGACACCACCTGACGGTTTGGATCTAAATCGTCTTCTAT harbors:
- a CDS encoding leucine-rich repeat domain-containing protein; amino-acid sequence: MKRVYHIYLLLSILFSTSAMAQENEIPAEKLEEYKSQAKDLVMYFQGMLNDIAGDDYTNQEKGIIINETYLKVFESDKTQIEDDLDPNRQVVSNKDVQAYLKDIDFFFKQAEFEFIIENISHSVTTEGELYFTVELTRKLKAITVMNDTLDNSMERFVEINLNPDEQELKIASIYTTKLSQKEDMALWWNKLDDTWRDIAAHEVTLSNGLPLNEVLSIIDSVMITKNDSTLPLDESIYKHIEGFLQKKELDVSLNPEIMTLAPLGKLRNLEDLNISGTGVNDLSPIRTLTNLKTLRSEMTGINSLHPLIYCTNIEVLMINDTQVEDISVVENFEHLSELYIFNTNISDISALYGLEQLKVLWANDTQVEDISTLNTTKQLRSLDLSNTKITSIDALMGLTALEQLTIDDTQVAELTALSTTSALKTLSADNTGISDLSPLSKLENIERVYCDGTQINTSIAQNFMRSHPSTLVIYGSGQLKTWWEGLPVVWQKTLLATAGLSGTPEKEQLQQIANIKELDLHLTEGIQTLEPLSFLVNLEKLDASNTGITSIEVLKSCPNLSELNLKGTKVTDISVLENNKLLRKLNLRGTNVSDLSALENANKLSKIDISNTSVSSVTPLKKLSSLKLIEADNTQCDENAFIAFSKESAALVIFRTAKLQMWWDGLNADWKKVFGDQAKIKSDQPTKIELHKINLIQEIDLSNHKSIRNLSPLTMLFNLKELNIAFTRINDLSPISGIKSLEELSIDNTPVSDITPITGLTNLTALNISNTLVEKFTALGGLNKMQKLKVSGIVKVKNISYVTNMKGLTSFECYNTSVNNLKYLVGLPKLKSLKCYKTKLNQKKVDQFKSQMPNVTVDFY